The nucleotide sequence ACTACGTGCCAGCAGCCGCGGTAATACGTAGGTGGCGAGCGTTGTCCGGATTTACTGGGCGTAAAGGGTGCGTAGGCGGATATTTAAGTGGGATGTGAAAACCCCGGGCTTAACCCGGGGACTGCATTTCAAACTGGATATCTGGAGTGCAGGAGAGGAAAGCGGAATTCCTAGTGTAGCGGTGAAATGCGTAGAGATTAGGAAGAACACCAGTGGCGAAGGCGGCTTTCTGGACTGTAACTGACGCTGAGGCACGAAAGCGTGGGTAGCAAACAGGATTAGATACCCTGGTAGTCCACGCCGTAAACGATGAGTACTAGGTGTAGGAGGTATCGACCCCTTCTGTGCCGCAGTAAACGCAATAAGTACTCCGCCTGGGAAGTACGATCGCAAGATTAAAACTCAAAGGAATTGACGGGGGCCCGCACAAGCAGCGGAGCATGTGGTTTAATTCGAAGCAACGCGAAGAACCTTACCTAGACTTGACATCCCCTGAATTACCTGTAATTAGGGAAGCCCTCCGGGGCAGGGAGACAGGTGGTGCATGGTTGTCGTCAGCTCGTGTCGTGAGATGTTAGGTTAAGTCCTGCAACGAGCGCAACCCCTATCATTAGTTGCTACCATTAAGTTGAGCACTCTAGTGAGACTGCCCGGGTCAACCGGGAGGAAGGTGGGGATGACGTCAAATCATCATGCCCCTTATGTCTAGGGCTACACACGTGCTACAATGGTGAATACAGAGAGATGCAAACCCGCAAGGGTGAGCCAAACTTTAAAATTCACCTCAGTTCGGATTGCAGGCTGAAACCCGCCTGCATGAAGCTGGAGTTGCTAGTAATCGCGAATCAGAATGTCGCGGTGAATGCGTTCCCGGGCCTTGTACACACCGCCCGTCACACCATGAGAGTTGGCAACACCCGAAGTCCGTGGGGTAACCGTAAGGAACCAGCGGCCGAAGGTGGGGTTAATAATTGGGGTGAAGTCGTAACAAGGTAGCCGTAGGAGAACCTGCGGCTGGATCACCTCCTTTCTAAGGAGTCGTAAGATAGGTAACTCTATCTTAAAGACCGGTTTATACTTACTCTGTTTGATTTTGAGGGGTTAAAAACCCGAACGGTTTTTAACGGGTAATTTAGCTAAATGTATTTTGACGTTAAAATTACACCGGGCCGCAGGCTTAAATCTATAAGGTTTTTAACAGATAGCAGATGTTATCTGTCATCATTCTCATATTGTTCTTTGAAAACTGCACAGAGAAGAAAGTTAAAGTAAAGTTATTACTTTGTAAAATTGATTAAAGATTCTTAATTATTTGATATATATTAACATATATTATTATTAATTAACCGGTAAAAATTGATAGAAACGGGTAGCTTGAGGAAAATGTCGTGCGAAGGGTGGAGCTTACTTATGTAAGTGAGTATCCGGGCGAAACATTTGACAGAAAGATACGGAGTTTATAGCAATTTTTACTTAAAAGGTCAAGCTACAAAGGGCGCATGGTGAATGCCATGGCACCAGGAGTCGAAGAAGGACGCGATAAGCTGCGATAAGCTCCGGGTAGGCGCAAATAGCCTGTGATCCGTAGATTTCCGAATGGGGCAACCCGCATGACTAACGTCATGTACTGTAAACTGAATTCATAGGTTTATAGAGACACACCCGGGGAACTGAAACATCTAAGTACCCGGAGGAAGAGAAAGAAATATCGATTTCTTTAGTAGCGGCGAGCGAAAGAGAATGAGCCCAAACCAGGAACTTGTTCCTGGGGTTGCGGGTAGATCACAATTACTTTTATTCTTTAATTGAAGAGAGCTGGAAGGCTCCGCCACAGAAGGTAAAAGCCCTGTAAGTAAAAAAGAATTTTAGTTAGATCTATTCCAGAGTACCACGAGACACGTGAAACCTTGTGGGAAGCTGGGAGGACCACCTCCCAAGGCTAAATACTACCTGGTGACCGATAGTGAAGCAGTACCGTGAGGGAAAGGTGAAAAGAACCCCGGAAGGGGAGTGAAATAGAACCTGAAACCGTGTGTCCACAACCGGTCGAAGCACATTTAAGTGCGACGACGTGCTTTTTGTAGAACGAGCCAGCGAGTTACGGTATGTAGCAAGGTTAAGTACTTATGGTACGGAGCCGGAGGGAAACCGAGTCTGAATAGGGCGACCAGTTGCATGCTGTAGACCCGAAACCGGGTGACCTATCCATGGACAGGATGAAGCGGAAGTAAAATTCCGTGGAGGTCCGAACCGCGTTGGTGTTGAAAAACCATGGGATGAGCTGTGGATAGCGGAGAAATTCCAATCGAACCCGGAGATAGCTGGTTCTCCTCGAAATAGCTTTAGGGCTAGCGTCGGGACTGAGTAATGGAGGTAGAGCACTGAATAGGCTAGGGGCTTTAAAAAGTTACTGAACCTTATCAAACTCCGAATGCCATTTACTTGTATCCCGGCAGTCAGACTGCGAATGATAAGATCCGTGGTCAAAAGGGAAACAGCCCAGATCATCAGCTAAGGTCCCAAAGTGTAAGTTAAGTGGTAAAGGATGTGGGATTTCTAAGACAACTAGGATGTTGGCTTAGAAGCAGCCACTCATTTAAAGAGTGCGTAATAGCTCACTAGTCGAGAGATCCTGCGCCGAAAATGTCCGGGGCTAAAACTTACCACCGAAGCTATGGACTCGTAAGAGTGGTAGAGGAGCTTCCTGTATGGATTGAAGCCGTACCGTAAGGAGCGGTGGACCGTACAGGAGTGAGTATGCTGGCATAAGTAGCGAGAAATAAGTGAGAATCTTATTGGTCGAAAACCTGAGGTTTCCTGGGGAAGGCTCGTCCTCCCAGGGTTAGTCGGGACCTAAGCCGAGGCCGAAAGGCGTAGGTGATGGACAATTGGTTGATATTCCAATACCGCCAGTTTGCGTTTGACAGATGGGATGACGCAGGAGGATAGGATGTGCACACTATTGGATGTGTGTCTAAGCACTCAGACGTGCCCGGAAGGTAAATCCACCGGGATTAGTTAAGGTGTTACAGGGATCTCTTTTTAAGAGAGAAGTATCCGGTTCCACGCTGCCAAGAAAAGTCTCTATGGAGTAAACCGGTGCCCGTACCGCAAACCGACACAGGTAGGTGAGGAGAAAATCCTAAGACCATCGGAAGAATTGCTGTTAAGGAACTAGGCAAATTGACCCCGTAACTTAGGGATAAGGGGTGCCATCTTTATTGATGGCCGCAGAGAATAGGCTCAAGCAACTGTTTAGCAAAAACACAGGTCTCTGCTAAAGCGTAAGCTGATGTATAGGGGCTGACGCCTGCCCGGTGCTGGAAGGTTAAGGGGAATACTAAGCCGTATGGCGAAGGTATGAACTTAAGCCCCAGTAAACGGCGGCCGTAACTATAACGGTCCTAAGGTAGCGAAATTCCTTGTCGGGTAAGTTCCGACCCGCACGAATGGCGTAATGATTTGAGCACTGTCTCAACAGCAAATCCGGCGAAATTGTAGTGCAAGTGAAGATGCTTGCTACCCGCAGTTGGACGGAAAGACCCCGTAGAGCTTTACTGCAGCTTAACGTTGAGTTTCGGTATTGTCTGTACAGGATAGGTGGGAGACTTAGATACCCGGGCGTCAGCCCTGGTGGAGTCACCCTTGGGATACCACCCTGACAGTACTGGAATTCTAACCGGAGGCCATTTATCTGGTCACGGGACATTGTTAGGCGGGCAGTTTGACTGGGGCGGTCGCCTCCTAAAATGTAACGGAGGCGCCCAAAGGTTCCCTCAGAACGGTTAGAAATCGTTCGCAGAGTGCAAAGGCAGAAGGGAGCCTGACTGCGACACATACAGGTGGAGCAGGGACGAAAGTCGGGCTTAGTGATCCGGTGGTACCTCGTGGGAGGGCCATCGCTCAACGGATAAAAGCTACCTCGGGGATAACAGGCTGATCTCCCCCAAGAGTCCACATCGACGGGGAGGTTTGGCACCTCGATGTCGGCTCGTCGCATCCTGGGGCTGAAGTAGGTCCCAAGGGTTGGGCCGTTCGCCCATTAAAGCGGCACGCGAGCTGGGTTCAGAACGTCGTGAGACAGTTCGGTCCCTATCCGCTGCGGGCGCAGGAAATTTGAGAGGAGCTGTCCTTAGTACGAGAGGACCGGGATGGACTGACCTCTGGTGTACCAGTTGTTCCGCCAGGAGCACGGCTGGGTAGCTATGTCGGGACGGGATAAACGCTGAAAGCATCTAAGCGTGAAGCCCACCTCAAGATTAGATTTCCCATAGCGTAAGCTAGTAAGACCCCTTGAAGAACACAAGGTTGATAGGTCAGAGGTGTAAGCATAGCGATATGTTCAGCTGACTGATACTAATAGGTCGAGGGCTTGACCAATTACTTTTCTTAATCAATTTTTTCTATCTTTACTGTGCAGTTTTGAGAGAACAATCTCAATTAGCCGGGGTCTATTTATAAACCTCCGGTTAGTATAAATTTTATTAGAGTTTTAGTCAATGCATAAAAATTAGTAGAAACGGGCAGATCAGGGAAAATATTGAAGTGGGGAACGGAGTTTACTTAATGTAAATGAGTACCGCAGTAAGATATTTGACGAAGAGATGCGGAGTTTATAGTAATTTTTAAACAGGAAACTCACCCAGCAAAGCTGGGGAGTACTGATTCTTTATCTAAATCAAAGATTTAGAAGCAATCAGCAATCTGGTGGTTATTACATAAAGGTAACACTCCTTCCCATACCGAACAGGTAGGTTAAGCTTTATTGTGCCGATGGTACTTCAGGGGTAGCCCTGCGGGAGAGTAGGTCGCCGCCAGGTAATCATACTATATTTGGCCAGATAGCTCAGTCGGTAGAGCAGAGGACTGAAAATCCTCGTGTCCCTGGTTCGATTCCTGGTCTGGCCACCAAAGAGCATATTAGTGTTTTCTAATATGTTCTTTTTTTATACTAATAAAAATGATGGTAAACTGTAGATATATATGGTATAACTATAATGATTAATATAATAAAGGAGAAGAATAATGGAAAATAAAGTGTTAGCCACTGTAAATGGTGCTCAAATAACGGAAAAAGATCTAGAAGAAGCTATAATGAGATTTCCTAATGATAGAAGAGGATATTTGAATACTGATAATGGGAAAAAACAACTATTAGAAGAAATGATAGCATTTGAATTAATTTATAATTATGCCAAAGAATCTGGATTTGAAAATGATGAAAGCTACATAGGTAACCTTGAAACTGCTAAAAAAGAAATTTTAACTCAAACAGCTATATCAAAATTGATGAGTGAAGTTAATGTAAAAGATAGCGAAGTTGAAGATTATTACAAAGTAAATAAAGATAAGTTTGTAAATCCAGAAAGTGTTGTTGCAAGACATATATTAGTAGAGACAAAAGAAAAGGCGAATGATGTACTAAAGGAAATAAATGAGGGAATGAGTTTTGAAGAAGCTGCCAAGAAATATTCTTCATGTCCATCAAAGGCACAAGGCGGTAATCTAGGACAGTTTACAAGAGGACAAATGGTTCCAGAATTTGAGGAAGCTGCTTTTTCACTTGGTATTAATGTTATTAGTGAACCTGTTAAAACACAATTTGGATATCATTTGATTAAGGTTGAGAGAAAGACAGAGGCGTCTCCTAAATCTTATGAACAGGTAAAAAATACGATTAAAAACAATTTACTTCAACAAAGACAATCATATAAGTATAATGAACTCAATAAGCAACTAAAAGAAAAGTATACTGTTGAGTATGAAAAATAATTAATATAAAAAGTGTATCTAATCACACTGAAATAGAGTGAATTAGATACACTTTTTAATTTATTATATAATTTAAAGTGCTAATCGCATGTAATACTTGATAGTACACTACCGATACTATCATGAATTACTATATCAGCTTTATTATCGTATGGTGTAGATGATTTATTTATCAATACAAGTTTTGAACCATTAAAATAGTCTATTATGCCTGCTGCGGGATAGACTACTAAAGAAGTACCACCTACGATTAATATATCTGCATCTTGAGTAAATTTAATTGCATTATTTAGTGTATTCATATCTAAACCTTCCTCATAAAGCACAACATCAGGTTTTACAATTCCACCGCATTTATCACATTTTGGAATTACAGATTTTGAATTAATGATGTAGTCTAAATCGAAGGATTTTCCACACTTAGTACAAAAATTTCTGTGTATTGAGCCATGAAGCTCGAATACATTTTTAGATCCTGCCATTTGGTGGAGACCATCTATGTTTTGAGTTATTACAGCTTTAAGTTTGCCAAGCTTCTCTAGTTTTGCTAAAGCATAATGTGCACCATTGGGTTTGGCATTTTTATAGATCATCTTACTTTTATAAAAATTAAAGAAATCTTCTGTATGGGATTTGAAGAAGGAATGACTCAACATAACTTCCGGTGGATAGGAATAGTTATCCTTTGTTTTATATAGACCCGCTTCGGACCTAAAGTCTGGAATATTGGATTCTGTAGATACTCCGGCGCCACCAAAGAAGACTATATTATTGCTTGATTTTATTGCAGATTTTAGATTCTCATAATCCATAACAATCACCTCTCTTAAAATATTATATCATTATTCGAATGTAATATATAAATTTCACCATATATTTAATCAAGAGTTAATTTATCTCTGAGTATAAATTAACTCTTTAGGTGAAAAACTATAAATATTATTAATTTTAAAATTTAGTAATATGCTATTGACAAATATAACTGTGATTGCTAAACTATAGTAGTGTTCTTAATCAGGAGAACATATGGCGCTATAGCCAAGTGGTAAGGCAGAGGTCTGCAAAACCTTTATCCCCAGTTCAAATCTGGGTGGTGCCTCCATTCTTTATATTAGAAGATAGTTTAGCATATGTTAGGCTATTTTTTTGTTGGGCAAATAAAAAAAGAGAAGCCTGACTGCTTCTCTTTCTATTTAAATTATGCACTGGTTTTGCTCACTGAATTGCTATCAGAATGTTTACTTTGTAATAAGCTGTGTTTGTGTGAATATGTCATATAAACAATTGCACCTAGTAGAACCCATGCTCCAAAATATAACCATGTTATTTTGGATAAACTAAACATAAGGAATATGCAAAATGCCATTGCTATTAAAGGCAATAATGGAACTAAAGGTACTCTAAATTCTCTTTTTAAATCTGGATAGCTTTTTCTAAACATTATTAAAGATAGTGCGACGAGTGAAAAGGATCCTAAGAAAATCATATTTGAAAGATCAGCTAACTGTTTTATGTTTACAACACCAGCTAATACAGCACCTATGCATCCTACTACCCAAGTAGATAAAACAGGTACATTAGTCTTTTTATTTAATTTAGAAAAACCTTTTGGTAGAAGTCCATCACGACTCATTGAAAATAGTAGTCTTGATGCACCGAAGAGATATGCAATTATAACTGCTAATATACCAATAACTGCCCCAACTGAAAGTATAGAAGCTGCCCATCCTTGTCCTACAGCACTTAAAGCATAAGCCATAGCATCACCAACGTTGAGATTAGTATAGTTAGTAAGGCCTGTAAGAATTAAGCTGACTACAATGTATATTAATGTACATCCTATCATTGATGCTATAATACCTAAAGGCAAATTTTTCTGTGGGTTTTTTACTTCCTCGGCAGAAGTTGAAACTGCATCAAATCCAGTATAAGCTAGAAATACTGAAGCAGCACCAGCAAATATTCCTTTTACTCCAAATGGCATAAATGGCTGCCATCTTGATGGTTTTACAAAGAATACTCCTACAACTACAAATAAAGCTATGATACCTAATTTTATAAATACTAGAATATTATTAACTTTTTTACTTTCACTTGTTCCTTTAGTTAGTAATAATGTTATGGCTAACATTACAATAATTGCTGGAAGGTTTATGATTCCCCCCTGACCTGGAATGTTTATTAAGGCATGTGGTAAATTTATTCCGCAATTTTTTAATAAACCATTAAAGTATGCAGACCATCCACTACCAACGGTTGCAGCGCATACAGTATATCCTATAAATAGTGACCAACCAACTAAATGTGCTATAAATTCACCTAATGATACATAAATGTAAGAATATGCACTTCCTGATGATGGTATTGATGATGCGAATTCAGAGTAACATAATGCTACAAGCGTACAGGCAATTGCAGAGAAAATGAATGATAAAACTACAGCTGGTCCTGCATCTGTCGCGGCTACAAGCCCTGTTAAAACCATTACTCCTGTTCCAATTGTTGCACCTATACTCATTAAAGTAACATCAAATGCTCCCATAGTTCTTTTTAAAGAACTATTTTTATTGTTTTCCAAAATAGCGTTTACATCTTTTTTTCTAGTAAGATTAAATAAGTCCATGTGGTAACCTCCTTAAAATATGATTATAATTTTAAACATAAAATTATTAGTAAAATGTGTGTAGAAATGTGTTTTATGAGATTAAATAATCAAAAAATAACCGATTAAAATTTAATTATTTTTTTATAATAATGGGTACTCTATAATTATAATAGTGCGAATACAAGATACTTCAAAAATCTTCACAGATCTTCATAAAAAAATAGACTACTTTCAAAAATTTTAAATTTTTGAAAGTAGTCTATAAAAATTCTTCAAATAATTGCTAACTTTCCTCACATTGCAATAACAACCCATCAAAGAAATTACTTATCACTATTTTCCCACCAACCCTACTTTTGCCTTTTATGTAGTCAATTTCAGCTTTTACACTTGCGAAGTCAAACATTCCATTGGAGTAGTCTTGAAAATTTTCACTATAGTAATTTTCCATTTCCATATATGCAAGATTGGTTAAACCTATTTTTATAGTTCTTCTTATTCTTTGTTGTACAGTTTTAGGATTGTCACCAAGAAAAGCACATAAATCGTTAAAATTACATTCCTCAAAGGACTTTTTTGCTTTTAGCAGATAAACACAAATTTTTATAATATCGTTTGTTCCTTTCTTACCAAGCATTCCTAGTCTACTTAAAGTATGTTTTATTATTTTGATATTATCATTTTGAGAATTTTGCTTCTGAGGAGATTCTGTTTTAATTACTTTTTTTATGCCATCCAGCATATTTTCAATTTCAATTTTTTCTGCAACCTTGCTTGTGACTTTTTCTACTTCTATTTTATTAATGGGTTTACTTATGAAAAATTCTATACCAGAATTGTAAGAGTCTCCTACTAAATTTTCATCAGACACTTGTGATATCATGATAAATTTGATCTTTGGCTTAAGCGATTTTACTTTTTTAACTAGACTATTACCATCAAGTTTAGGAAGAAGCAAGTCAACTAATACAATATCG is from Clostridium fermenticellae and encodes:
- a CDS encoding peptidylprolyl isomerase → MENKVLATVNGAQITEKDLEEAIMRFPNDRRGYLNTDNGKKQLLEEMIAFELIYNYAKESGFENDESYIGNLETAKKEILTQTAISKLMSEVNVKDSEVEDYYKVNKDKFVNPESVVARHILVETKEKANDVLKEINEGMSFEEAAKKYSSCPSKAQGGNLGQFTRGQMVPEFEEAAFSLGINVISEPVKTQFGYHLIKVERKTEASPKSYEQVKNTIKNNLLQQRQSYKYNELNKQLKEKYTVEYEK
- a CDS encoding DNA-binding domain-containing protein, which encodes MRYYIIDDDVNIVKILTNLIEENKSYEVVGSSNDGQTAFNEILLCNPDIVLVDLLLPKLDGNSLVKKVKSLKPKIKFIMISQVSDENLVGDSYNSGIEFFISKPINKIEVEKVTSKVAEKIEIENMLDGIKKVIKTESPQKQNSQNDNIKIIKHTLSRLGMLGKKGTNDIIKICVYLLKAKKSFEECNFNDLCAFLGDNPKTVQQRIRRTIKIGLTNLAYMEMENYYSENFQDYSNGMFDFASVKAEIDYIKGKSRVGGKIVISNFFDGLLLQCEES
- a CDS encoding NAD-dependent protein deacylase yields the protein MIVMDYENLKSAIKSSNNIVFFGGAGVSTESNIPDFRSEAGLYKTKDNYSYPPEVMLSHSFFKSHTEDFFNFYKSKMIYKNAKPNGAHYALAKLEKLGKLKAVITQNIDGLHQMAGSKNVFELHGSIHRNFCTKCGKSFDLDYIINSKSVIPKCDKCGGIVKPDVVLYEEGLDMNTLNNAIKFTQDADILIVGGTSLVVYPAAGIIDYFNGSKLVLINKSSTPYDNKADIVIHDSIGSVLSSITCD
- a CDS encoding amino acid permease, with translation MDLFNLTRKKDVNAILENNKNSSLKRTMGAFDVTLMSIGATIGTGVMVLTGLVAATDAGPAVVLSFIFSAIACTLVALCYSEFASSIPSSGSAYSYIYVSLGEFIAHLVGWSLFIGYTVCAATVGSGWSAYFNGLLKNCGINLPHALINIPGQGGIINLPAIIVMLAITLLLTKGTSESKKVNNILVFIKLGIIALFVVVGVFFVKPSRWQPFMPFGVKGIFAGAASVFLAYTGFDAVSTSAEEVKNPQKNLPLGIIASMIGCTLIYIVVSLILTGLTNYTNLNVGDAMAYALSAVGQGWAASILSVGAVIGILAVIIAYLFGASRLLFSMSRDGLLPKGFSKLNKKTNVPVLSTWVVGCIGAVLAGVVNIKQLADLSNMIFLGSFSLVALSLIMFRKSYPDLKREFRVPLVPLLPLIAMAFCIFLMFSLSKITWLYFGAWVLLGAIVYMTYSHKHSLLQSKHSDSNSVSKTSA